The following are encoded together in the Tepidiforma bonchosmolovskayae genome:
- the mobA gene encoding molybdenum cofactor guanylyltransferase, producing the protein MSRGLEAVILAGGRSTRFGRDKASAPLRSRPLLQWVAEAVAPAVDRIVVVRAPGQLLPALGQPIPVDLVDDEFPGLGPLAGLATGLAAVAAPLAFACSCDAPLIAPALVARLADIARAASADVVCPRVGGFPQPLVAVYRAATCAPAFRRAVEAGAGGLRILAAYAGLRVVEPGEAELSPVDPGLRSFLNANTPDRLAEIDALLG; encoded by the coding sequence GTGAGCCGCGGCCTCGAAGCCGTCATCCTCGCCGGGGGCCGCAGCACCCGCTTCGGCCGCGATAAGGCCTCCGCACCGCTCCGCAGCCGGCCCCTCCTCCAGTGGGTCGCGGAGGCCGTCGCGCCGGCGGTCGACCGTATCGTGGTCGTCCGCGCCCCCGGCCAGCTGCTCCCCGCGCTCGGCCAGCCCATCCCGGTCGACCTCGTCGACGACGAATTCCCGGGCCTCGGGCCCCTCGCCGGCCTTGCGACCGGCCTCGCGGCGGTCGCGGCCCCGCTCGCGTTCGCGTGCTCCTGCGATGCCCCGCTCATCGCGCCCGCCCTCGTTGCGCGCCTCGCCGACATCGCCCGCGCCGCCTCCGCCGATGTCGTCTGTCCGCGGGTCGGCGGCTTCCCCCAGCCGCTGGTCGCCGTCTACCGGGCCGCAACCTGCGCCCCGGCCTTCCGCCGTGCAGTCGAGGCTGGCGCTGGCGGCCTCCGCATCCTCGCCGCCTACGCAGGCCTCCGCGTCGTCGAACCCGGCGAAGCCGAGCTCAGCCCCGTCGACCCCGGCCTGCGCAGCTTCCTCAATGCCAACACGCCGGACCGGTTGGCCGAGATCGATGCCCTGCTCGGGTAA
- a CDS encoding PAS domain S-box protein, whose amino-acid sequence MPASLAELLLAQSPDAVVFAGPDGIIQAWNPAAEAMFGFAAADAVGQDLNIIIPEPFQEAHWKAYDRALAAGDTKYRGQAMPTRARRADGSEFYIEMTFAIVKDESGTVLGALAHCRDITERFERERSQRRRLRDLEAEVERLRGSATP is encoded by the coding sequence GTGCCTGCCAGCCTCGCCGAACTGCTGCTCGCCCAATCGCCCGACGCCGTCGTATTCGCCGGGCCCGACGGCATCATCCAGGCCTGGAACCCGGCCGCCGAGGCGATGTTCGGGTTCGCCGCCGCCGATGCCGTCGGGCAGGACCTGAACATCATCATCCCGGAGCCGTTCCAGGAGGCCCACTGGAAGGCGTACGACCGCGCCCTCGCCGCCGGCGACACCAAATACCGCGGCCAGGCCATGCCCACCCGCGCCCGCCGCGCCGACGGCTCAGAGTTCTACATCGAGATGACGTTCGCCATCGTCAAAGACGAATCCGGCACGGTCCTCGGCGCGCTCGCCCACTGCCGCGATATCACCGAGCGCTTCGAACGCGAACGCAGCCAGCGCCGCCGTCTCCGCGACCTCGAAGCCGAGGTCGAACGCCTCCGGGGCTCTGCTACGCCGTGA
- a CDS encoding M20/M25/M40 family metallo-hydrolase, whose protein sequence is MISRDRIVQAFLDLVAIDSPSGEEDAIAAELERRLRALGLQTAQDAAGNVFARREGAGAPVLLSAHMDTVEPGRGIKPRWEGPDIIRSDGTTILGADNKAGCAVILEVLQSLIEDGGPHRTVEVAISRGEEVGLVGAANMDYSRITAKVAIVIDSGGPPSSIQGQAPYHYVYDIEVHGRSAHAGLEPEKGIPAVTIAAEIVAGLPQGRLDDETTGNVGIIRGGLVRNAVPDYCLVQGEFRSMVEEKVETLARGARRHIEAVQARHPGARIEASLRMAYPGYRLEPGDPAADLLYPVLRSLGFEPNPHPVGGGTDGNVFRGHGIAAVVIGRGGYNQHTKDEYLVIPEMLDCARVVEAAVRTLPG, encoded by the coding sequence ATGATCTCGCGCGACCGCATCGTCCAGGCGTTTCTTGACCTCGTCGCCATCGATTCGCCATCCGGCGAGGAGGACGCCATCGCCGCCGAGCTCGAACGCCGCCTGCGCGCCCTCGGCCTCCAGACCGCCCAGGATGCCGCCGGCAACGTCTTCGCTCGCCGTGAGGGCGCCGGCGCCCCGGTGCTCCTCTCGGCCCACATGGACACCGTCGAGCCCGGGCGCGGCATTAAGCCCCGCTGGGAGGGCCCCGATATCATCCGCAGCGACGGCACCACCATCCTCGGCGCCGACAACAAGGCCGGCTGCGCCGTCATCCTCGAGGTCCTCCAGTCGCTCATCGAGGACGGTGGCCCGCACCGCACGGTCGAAGTCGCCATCAGCCGCGGCGAAGAAGTCGGCCTGGTCGGTGCTGCGAACATGGACTACTCGCGCATCACCGCAAAGGTCGCCATCGTCATCGACAGCGGCGGCCCGCCCTCGTCCATCCAGGGCCAGGCTCCCTACCACTACGTCTACGACATCGAGGTCCACGGCCGCAGCGCCCACGCCGGCCTCGAACCGGAAAAAGGCATCCCCGCCGTCACCATCGCCGCCGAGATCGTTGCCGGCCTCCCGCAGGGCCGCCTCGACGATGAGACAACCGGCAACGTCGGCATTATCCGCGGCGGGCTCGTCCGGAACGCCGTCCCCGACTACTGCCTCGTCCAGGGCGAATTCCGCTCCATGGTCGAAGAGAAGGTCGAGACGCTCGCGCGCGGCGCCCGCCGCCACATCGAGGCCGTGCAGGCCCGCCACCCGGGCGCCCGCATCGAGGCATCCCTCCGCATGGCCTACCCCGGCTACCGGCTCGAGCCCGGCGACCCCGCCGCCGACCTCCTCTATCCCGTGCTCCGCTCCCTTGGCTTCGAACCAAACCCCCACCCCGTCGGTGGCGGCACCGACGGGAACGTTTTCCGCGGCCACGGAATCGCCGCTGTCGTCATCGGCCGCGGCGGCTACAACCAGCATACGAAGGACGAATACCTCGTAATCCCCGAAATGCTCGACTGCGCCCGCGTCGTCGAGGCCGCCGTCCGCACCCTCCCGGGCTGA
- a CDS encoding tyrosine-protein phosphatase, producing the protein MDVITISRELRLEVAHNVRHLGGYPTAAGAETTDVAIRSASLHRLTDRGLEQLREREVLTIVDFRSDAERERDRTPDASRYGIRVVHAPVFQHDMSPAGFDGEFPGFAAVYAMFLEVGAAAYRTLFETIAEADGRVLFHCAAGKDRTGIAAALLLDLAGVDEATIIEDYTLTEQLLAPLKEQWLPQMRERGFDEARAAALLAAPAEDMAATLRHLRERYGSAEEYARAIGVSSDTISAVRARLTA; encoded by the coding sequence ATGGATGTTATAACCATCAGCCGGGAGCTTCGGCTCGAAGTTGCGCACAACGTGCGCCATCTTGGCGGCTACCCGACGGCGGCCGGCGCCGAGACGACCGATGTCGCCATCCGGTCGGCCAGCCTCCACCGGCTGACCGACCGCGGCCTTGAGCAGCTCCGCGAGCGCGAGGTGCTCACCATCGTCGACTTCCGCTCGGATGCGGAGCGGGAGCGGGACCGGACGCCGGACGCCAGCCGGTACGGGATCCGGGTGGTGCACGCGCCGGTGTTCCAGCACGACATGTCGCCGGCGGGTTTCGATGGCGAGTTCCCGGGATTCGCGGCCGTGTATGCGATGTTCCTCGAGGTGGGAGCTGCGGCCTACCGGACGCTCTTCGAAACGATCGCCGAGGCGGATGGCCGGGTGCTCTTCCACTGCGCGGCGGGCAAGGACCGGACGGGCATTGCGGCGGCGCTCCTGCTCGACCTCGCCGGGGTCGACGAAGCGACGATCATCGAGGACTACACGCTGACGGAGCAGCTGCTGGCGCCGCTCAAGGAGCAGTGGCTGCCGCAGATGCGGGAGCGCGGCTTTGACGAGGCGCGGGCGGCGGCGCTGCTGGCGGCCCCGGCGGAGGATATGGCGGCGACGCTTCGGCATCTCCGGGAGCGGTACGGGTCGGCGGAGGAGTATGCGCGGGCGATCGGCGTGAGCAGCGACACGATTTCGGCGGTGCGGGCGCGGCTCACGGCGTAG
- the yqeC gene encoding selenium cofactor biosynthesis protein YqeC → MLLDAFGFAPGDMVAAVGGGGKTSLLFRLALEARERGIPAAVTTTVKFTQPAGLPMPPVVTAESGELAARAASALAEHDAVTLISGRGERGRMLGFAPDAVDLLAGPGRLVLVEADGSAHRPFKAPAAHEPVIPAGATAVVVCVGAAVLGQPLDARWVHRPELAGPLAGLHPGAPVDAEAAARVLLHPAGGRKGVPAGARLCALVNTPGAPSAAAFALAERLQAGGYVRVVVATAHAGIVHEVRQGGVVSAPSADYR, encoded by the coding sequence ATGCTGCTGGACGCATTCGGTTTCGCTCCGGGAGACATGGTGGCGGCGGTCGGCGGCGGGGGCAAGACGTCGCTGCTGTTCCGGCTGGCCCTCGAAGCGCGGGAGCGGGGCATCCCCGCGGCGGTGACCACGACGGTGAAGTTCACGCAGCCGGCAGGCCTGCCGATGCCGCCGGTGGTGACGGCCGAGTCGGGCGAACTGGCTGCGCGGGCAGCGTCAGCCCTGGCCGAGCACGACGCGGTCACGCTCATCTCCGGCCGGGGCGAACGAGGGCGGATGCTCGGGTTCGCGCCCGATGCCGTCGACCTGCTGGCGGGCCCGGGCCGGCTGGTGCTGGTGGAAGCGGACGGGTCGGCGCACCGCCCGTTCAAGGCGCCGGCGGCGCACGAGCCGGTCATCCCGGCGGGGGCCACCGCCGTGGTGGTCTGCGTGGGGGCTGCGGTGCTGGGGCAGCCGCTCGACGCGCGGTGGGTCCACCGGCCGGAGCTGGCGGGGCCGCTCGCGGGCCTGCACCCAGGGGCGCCGGTCGACGCAGAGGCGGCGGCAAGGGTGCTGCTTCACCCGGCTGGCGGGCGGAAAGGCGTCCCGGCAGGGGCCCGGCTCTGCGCGCTGGTGAACACGCCGGGGGCGCCTTCGGCGGCAGCGTTTGCGCTGGCAGAGCGGCTGCAGGCCGGCGGGTATGTGCGCGTGGTGGTCGCCACGGCGCACGCAGGAATCGTGCACGAGGTGAGGCAAGGTGGCGTGGTTTCGGCGCCGTCCGCGGATTACCGATGA